One stretch of Pradoshia sp. D12 DNA includes these proteins:
- a CDS encoding Tad domain-containing protein, translating into MRKRLNEDGSTTLFILGMLSVMMIMFIVLYNYAKVYAVKEQAFTSSQQASLAATAEFYDRVWNLVAEFDGTDEENLPQPDPDSEDALEVNPITKLKIKEMVERKKTELANSYPEKSTNEVHIMAIDEVLSEELSSGLGKKRLKEILIDNYEHSIKAGTVAKAKEVILANDGKLEKAQIRLFKDNRIYVRAANEFEGQGKLFDGFKEKLFQTGAGPEIGFLSYLDGINDETIQLSNEVDNGVIWGQ; encoded by the coding sequence ATGAGGAAACGATTGAATGAGGATGGAAGTACGACACTTTTTATTCTCGGTATGTTAAGCGTAATGATGATTATGTTCATTGTTCTGTATAACTATGCCAAAGTTTATGCTGTCAAAGAACAAGCGTTTACAAGTTCACAACAGGCAAGTTTGGCGGCAACAGCAGAGTTTTACGATAGAGTGTGGAATCTTGTGGCAGAGTTTGATGGAACTGATGAAGAAAATCTTCCGCAGCCTGACCCGGATTCGGAAGATGCTCTTGAGGTAAATCCGATTACTAAACTAAAGATCAAAGAGATGGTTGAACGAAAAAAAACTGAACTGGCTAACAGCTATCCAGAAAAAAGCACAAATGAAGTTCATATAATGGCGATTGATGAAGTTCTGAGCGAAGAGCTTAGTAGTGGCTTGGGCAAAAAAAGGCTGAAAGAGATACTAATTGATAACTATGAACACTCCATAAAGGCCGGTACAGTAGCAAAGGCTAAGGAAGTTATTCTCGCTAATGATGGGAAATTGGAAAAGGCACAAATACGGCTTTTTAAAGATAATCGTATTTATGTCAGAGCGGCAAATGAATTTGAAGGACAAGGGAAGTTGTTTGATGGCTTTAAAGAAAAGCTATTTCAAACCGGAGCAGGTCCGGAAATCGGTTTTTTATCCTACCTTGATGGGATAAATGATGAAACGATCCAGCTATCGAATGAAGTCGATAATGGAGTGATATGGGGTCAGTGA
- a CDS encoding TadE family protein — translation MKWKALIQRENGSATLEFLGMVPLVFMLMLIIWQFVVGVHGVIVTQSAVNEAAKVYSITGEWDQARAAAEKTVQTGAKYLTFNSAQTSVTSSDTFTAKVSVNIELIFFPDKLFPNGAPSLAFSSEASGKVIE, via the coding sequence ATGAAATGGAAGGCTCTAATCCAGCGTGAGAATGGTTCTGCTACTCTCGAATTTTTGGGTATGGTACCTCTTGTTTTTATGCTAATGCTGATTATTTGGCAATTCGTTGTCGGAGTCCATGGAGTCATTGTCACACAGTCAGCTGTCAATGAGGCTGCTAAGGTATACTCCATAACAGGTGAATGGGATCAGGCAAGAGCTGCAGCGGAGAAAACAGTCCAGACGGGGGCTAAATATCTTACCTTTAATAGTGCGCAAACATCAGTGACAAGTTCAGATACATTTACAGCTAAAGTTTCAGTAAATATAGAACTAATCTTCTTCCCGGATAAATTATTTCCAAATGGCGCTCCTTCCCTGGCATTCTCCAGTGAAGCGAGCGGTAAGGTGATTGAATGA